The proteins below are encoded in one region of Anguilla anguilla isolate fAngAng1 chromosome 3, fAngAng1.pri, whole genome shotgun sequence:
- the LOC118222165 gene encoding butyrophilin-like protein 2 isoform X2 produces MQTGLNLLSNVTISVFSTMIVLQILPVLWLVQLVESQASSVPGDKVIATLGQPVLLNCHPGKLFKPNRIFWQGRKPSDPVDEYPWVLHAYNNGAEELLTQNISYRNRTSIYMDLIPQGNLSLLISEAKVEDDNTQIFVHVQADTVHNICRKDLRVAAMPQKPEVNVSCMEGAGEQKIVCTSHGSFPEPTLNWTGLNQRESSPLPTVTLNPNENTYSISSALWVNLTKDQRVTCYVTNPTLQETINTSITPSDSCSSMYPTNHLHIWMAVLAIVIVCAGAILYYKRKVLCSRPKQCSGEDPGPTSDHPAKEACLLEMKDRACCNT; encoded by the exons ATGCAGACGGGTCTGAATCTCCTATCTAATGT GACAATCTCAGTATTTTCCACTATGATTGTGTTACAAATACTTCCTGTCCTGTGGCTGG TTCAATTAGTGGAGTCTCAGGCCAGCAGTGTTCCTGGAGATAAGGTCATAGCAACCCTAGGACAGCCCGTGCTCTTAAACTGTCACCCGGGAAAGCTCTTCAAGCCCAACCGGATCTTCTGGCAAGGGAGAAAACCATCGGACCCCGTGGATGAGTACCCATGGGTTCTCCATGCCTACAACAACGGAGCTGAAGAGCTTCTTACCCAAAACATTAGCTACAGAAACAGGACTAGCATCTACATGGACCTCATACCCCAAGGAAATCTCTCCCTGCTAATCAGCGAAGCTAAAGTAGAGGATGACAACACTCAGATTTTTGTCCATGTTCAGGCGGATACTGTTCACAACATTTGCAGGAAAGATCTACGTGTTGCTG CTATGCCCCAGAAGCCGGAAGTGAACGTGTCCTGCATGGAGGGAGCAGGGGAGCAGAAGATAGTGTGCACATCCCATGGCAGCTTCCCCGAACCGACGCTCAACTGGACCGGCCTGAACCAGCGGGAGAGTAGCCCGCTGCCAACGGTGACCTTAAATCCGAATGAGAACACCTACTCAATCAGCAGCGCCCTCTGGGTCAACCTCACCAAGGATCAAAGAGTCACCTGCTACGTCACCAACCCCACTTTGCAAGAGACCATCAACACCTCCATCACCCCCAGCGACTCCT GTTCAAGCATGTACCCCACCAATCATTTGCATATATGGATGGCTGTGCTGGCCATTGTCATTGTCTGCGCTGGGGCGATCCTCTACTACAAAAGAA AAGTACTTTGTTCCCGTCCAAAACAATGCTCCGGGGAAGATCCGGGCCCTACCTCGGACCACCCGGCCAAGGAGGCATGCCTGCTGGAAATGAAGGACCGCGCTTGTTGCAACACCTGA
- the LOC118223621 gene encoding interferon lambda receptor 1-like yields MNYVLIAIFFLQCCCQVLAALPAPVNITVESVNFEHSLRWDPGPGTPPGTTYRVRYSRDSKQMQTLHVPDSSAAVVKQTLQNCTQDVLELCTIEVRAVHRNRKSEWRKKEFTPFTDTLLGPPEVTVSVCGDCLNLTVTLPRGKAELSISQIYHVFTYRIFWKHATENKVWNTSTTKNSLVLQNLEPAAQYCVQVQLQVNTNKHTLPSGWVCAFTSSRSQIPVLIILACVSGLLILGGLVLVGLIHTGVLCTLKTQLPRVMYLAEAHSYYYFYVEETTPDTVICDSGCRKKGGGAVAQEPRRCSNEEEEEDDEEEEDNAGDSVYVNRMAGHLEGTSSGTASHDTTGSFSTAATALSTAESSGNSGVAGEEPEWAEPPGGDGILGLSEGGGERQKNLGETMDGDTDPGEDVNLLSVVLWAVDGQGVAEDQTGGLWGWQPPLLSTGSGDRPAMLGADRRADSPELIHAAPLLTLPDCEQTVTHSHYLQTHANWKEEVEEEEEEEEEEECSDYMRR; encoded by the exons ATGAACTACGTTTTAATagctatttttttccttcagtgttGTTGTCaag TTCTGGCAGCTCTTCCTGCTCCTGTCAACATAACCGTGGAATCTGTCAACTTCGAGCACAGCCTGCGATGGGACCCTGGGCCTGGAACGCCCCCAGGAACCACCTACAGGGTCCGGTACAG CCGTGACAGTAAGCAGATGCAGACACTACATGTCCCAGACTCCTCTGCGGCTGTGGTGAAACAGACCCTGCAGAACTGCACTCAGGACGTCTTAGAATTGTGCACCATCGAAGTGCGGGCCGTTCACCGTAACAGAAAGTCCGAATGGAGAAAAAAGGAATTCACCCCCTTTACAGACA CTCTCTTAGGTCCTCCAGAAGTGACCGTGTCGGTCTGTGGTGATTGCCTCAACTTAACCGTCACACTCCCCAGAGGAAAAGCAGAGCTGTCCATCTCCCAGATCTACCATGTCTTCACCTACCGCATTTTCTGGAAACACGCTACAGAGAACAAG GTGTGGAACACGAGCACAACGAAGAACAGCCTGGTGCTGCAGAATCTGGAGCCAGCGGCGCAGTACTGCGTGCAGGTGCAGCTGCAGGTCAACACCAATAAGCACACGCTGCCCTCAGGCTGGGTCTGTGCTTTCACTAGCTCCAGGAGCCAGATCCCAG TCCTCATCATCCTGGCCTGTGTCTCTGGCCTCCTGATCCTGGGAGGGCTGGTCCTGGTGGGCCTCATCCATACTGGGGTCCTGTGTACGCTGAAGACCCAGCTGCCCAGAGTG atgTATCTGGCGGAGGCGCATTCTTACTACTACTTTTATGTAGAGGAGACCACGCCCGACACTGTCATCTGTGATTCTGGGTGCAGaaagaaggggggtggggcggtggcTCAGGAACCGAGACGCTGTTcaaatgaagaggaagaggaggacgatgaagaagaggaggacAACGCGGGCGACAGCGTCTATGTGAACCGTATGGCAGGGCACCTCGAGGGGACAAGCTCTGGCACGGCGTCCCACGATACAACAGGCTCCTTCTCCACCGCTGCCACCGCCCTCTCCACCGCAGAGAGTTCTGGGAATTCTGGGGTTGCGGGTGAAGAGCcggagtgggcggagccaccTGGAGGAGATGGGATTTTGGGTTTGAGCGAAGGAGGTGGAGAGCGACAGAAAAATCTGGGCGAAACAATGGATGGGGACACAGACCCGGGCGAGGACGTGAACCTGCTGTCTGTGGTGCTATGGGCGGTGGACGGCCAGGGTGTGGCAGAGGATCAGACTGGGGGGTTGTGGGGCTGGCAGCCACCACTTCTgtccacaggaagtggagacCGGCCGGCAATGCTGGGCGCAGACAGACGGGCTGACAGCCCAGAACTCATACATGCAGCCCCCCTACTGACCCTCCCAGACTGTGAACAAACtgttacacactcacactacttGCAGACACACGCAAACTGGAAGGAGGAGgtagaagaggaggaggaagaggaagaggaggaggagtgttCAGACTACATGAGACGTTAG
- the LOC118222165 gene encoding butyrophilin-like protein 2 isoform X1: MSSFCLQLDILSFTFEHMQTGLNLLSNVTISVFSTMIVLQILPVLWLVQLVESQASSVPGDKVIATLGQPVLLNCHPGKLFKPNRIFWQGRKPSDPVDEYPWVLHAYNNGAEELLTQNISYRNRTSIYMDLIPQGNLSLLISEAKVEDDNTQIFVHVQADTVHNICRKDLRVAAMPQKPEVNVSCMEGAGEQKIVCTSHGSFPEPTLNWTGLNQRESSPLPTVTLNPNENTYSISSALWVNLTKDQRVTCYVTNPTLQETINTSITPSDSCSSMYPTNHLHIWMAVLAIVIVCAGAILYYKRKVLCSRPKQCSGEDPGPTSDHPAKEACLLEMKDRACCNT; encoded by the exons ATGTCTTCCTTCTGTctgcagctggatatactgtCATTCACCTTTGAGCACATGCAGACGGGTCTGAATCTCCTATCTAATGT GACAATCTCAGTATTTTCCACTATGATTGTGTTACAAATACTTCCTGTCCTGTGGCTGG TTCAATTAGTGGAGTCTCAGGCCAGCAGTGTTCCTGGAGATAAGGTCATAGCAACCCTAGGACAGCCCGTGCTCTTAAACTGTCACCCGGGAAAGCTCTTCAAGCCCAACCGGATCTTCTGGCAAGGGAGAAAACCATCGGACCCCGTGGATGAGTACCCATGGGTTCTCCATGCCTACAACAACGGAGCTGAAGAGCTTCTTACCCAAAACATTAGCTACAGAAACAGGACTAGCATCTACATGGACCTCATACCCCAAGGAAATCTCTCCCTGCTAATCAGCGAAGCTAAAGTAGAGGATGACAACACTCAGATTTTTGTCCATGTTCAGGCGGATACTGTTCACAACATTTGCAGGAAAGATCTACGTGTTGCTG CTATGCCCCAGAAGCCGGAAGTGAACGTGTCCTGCATGGAGGGAGCAGGGGAGCAGAAGATAGTGTGCACATCCCATGGCAGCTTCCCCGAACCGACGCTCAACTGGACCGGCCTGAACCAGCGGGAGAGTAGCCCGCTGCCAACGGTGACCTTAAATCCGAATGAGAACACCTACTCAATCAGCAGCGCCCTCTGGGTCAACCTCACCAAGGATCAAAGAGTCACCTGCTACGTCACCAACCCCACTTTGCAAGAGACCATCAACACCTCCATCACCCCCAGCGACTCCT GTTCAAGCATGTACCCCACCAATCATTTGCATATATGGATGGCTGTGCTGGCCATTGTCATTGTCTGCGCTGGGGCGATCCTCTACTACAAAAGAA AAGTACTTTGTTCCCGTCCAAAACAATGCTCCGGGGAAGATCCGGGCCCTACCTCGGACCACCCGGCCAAGGAGGCATGCCTGCTGGAAATGAAGGACCGCGCTTGTTGCAACACCTGA
- the LOC118222165 gene encoding butyrophilin-like protein 2 isoform X3: protein MCECTGTISVFSTMIVLQILPVLWLVQLVESQASSVPGDKVIATLGQPVLLNCHPGKLFKPNRIFWQGRKPSDPVDEYPWVLHAYNNGAEELLTQNISYRNRTSIYMDLIPQGNLSLLISEAKVEDDNTQIFVHVQADTVHNICRKDLRVAAMPQKPEVNVSCMEGAGEQKIVCTSHGSFPEPTLNWTGLNQRESSPLPTVTLNPNENTYSISSALWVNLTKDQRVTCYVTNPTLQETINTSITPSDSCSSMYPTNHLHIWMAVLAIVIVCAGAILYYKRKVLCSRPKQCSGEDPGPTSDHPAKEACLLEMKDRACCNT from the exons ATGTGTGAGTGTACGGG GACAATCTCAGTATTTTCCACTATGATTGTGTTACAAATACTTCCTGTCCTGTGGCTGG TTCAATTAGTGGAGTCTCAGGCCAGCAGTGTTCCTGGAGATAAGGTCATAGCAACCCTAGGACAGCCCGTGCTCTTAAACTGTCACCCGGGAAAGCTCTTCAAGCCCAACCGGATCTTCTGGCAAGGGAGAAAACCATCGGACCCCGTGGATGAGTACCCATGGGTTCTCCATGCCTACAACAACGGAGCTGAAGAGCTTCTTACCCAAAACATTAGCTACAGAAACAGGACTAGCATCTACATGGACCTCATACCCCAAGGAAATCTCTCCCTGCTAATCAGCGAAGCTAAAGTAGAGGATGACAACACTCAGATTTTTGTCCATGTTCAGGCGGATACTGTTCACAACATTTGCAGGAAAGATCTACGTGTTGCTG CTATGCCCCAGAAGCCGGAAGTGAACGTGTCCTGCATGGAGGGAGCAGGGGAGCAGAAGATAGTGTGCACATCCCATGGCAGCTTCCCCGAACCGACGCTCAACTGGACCGGCCTGAACCAGCGGGAGAGTAGCCCGCTGCCAACGGTGACCTTAAATCCGAATGAGAACACCTACTCAATCAGCAGCGCCCTCTGGGTCAACCTCACCAAGGATCAAAGAGTCACCTGCTACGTCACCAACCCCACTTTGCAAGAGACCATCAACACCTCCATCACCCCCAGCGACTCCT GTTCAAGCATGTACCCCACCAATCATTTGCATATATGGATGGCTGTGCTGGCCATTGTCATTGTCTGCGCTGGGGCGATCCTCTACTACAAAAGAA AAGTACTTTGTTCCCGTCCAAAACAATGCTCCGGGGAAGATCCGGGCCCTACCTCGGACCACCCGGCCAAGGAGGCATGCCTGCTGGAAATGAAGGACCGCGCTTGTTGCAACACCTGA
- the LOC118222165 gene encoding butyrophilin-like protein 2 isoform X4, translated as MIVLQILPVLWLVQLVESQASSVPGDKVIATLGQPVLLNCHPGKLFKPNRIFWQGRKPSDPVDEYPWVLHAYNNGAEELLTQNISYRNRTSIYMDLIPQGNLSLLISEAKVEDDNTQIFVHVQADTVHNICRKDLRVAAMPQKPEVNVSCMEGAGEQKIVCTSHGSFPEPTLNWTGLNQRESSPLPTVTLNPNENTYSISSALWVNLTKDQRVTCYVTNPTLQETINTSITPSDSCSSMYPTNHLHIWMAVLAIVIVCAGAILYYKRKVLCSRPKQCSGEDPGPTSDHPAKEACLLEMKDRACCNT; from the exons ATGATTGTGTTACAAATACTTCCTGTCCTGTGGCTGG TTCAATTAGTGGAGTCTCAGGCCAGCAGTGTTCCTGGAGATAAGGTCATAGCAACCCTAGGACAGCCCGTGCTCTTAAACTGTCACCCGGGAAAGCTCTTCAAGCCCAACCGGATCTTCTGGCAAGGGAGAAAACCATCGGACCCCGTGGATGAGTACCCATGGGTTCTCCATGCCTACAACAACGGAGCTGAAGAGCTTCTTACCCAAAACATTAGCTACAGAAACAGGACTAGCATCTACATGGACCTCATACCCCAAGGAAATCTCTCCCTGCTAATCAGCGAAGCTAAAGTAGAGGATGACAACACTCAGATTTTTGTCCATGTTCAGGCGGATACTGTTCACAACATTTGCAGGAAAGATCTACGTGTTGCTG CTATGCCCCAGAAGCCGGAAGTGAACGTGTCCTGCATGGAGGGAGCAGGGGAGCAGAAGATAGTGTGCACATCCCATGGCAGCTTCCCCGAACCGACGCTCAACTGGACCGGCCTGAACCAGCGGGAGAGTAGCCCGCTGCCAACGGTGACCTTAAATCCGAATGAGAACACCTACTCAATCAGCAGCGCCCTCTGGGTCAACCTCACCAAGGATCAAAGAGTCACCTGCTACGTCACCAACCCCACTTTGCAAGAGACCATCAACACCTCCATCACCCCCAGCGACTCCT GTTCAAGCATGTACCCCACCAATCATTTGCATATATGGATGGCTGTGCTGGCCATTGTCATTGTCTGCGCTGGGGCGATCCTCTACTACAAAAGAA AAGTACTTTGTTCCCGTCCAAAACAATGCTCCGGGGAAGATCCGGGCCCTACCTCGGACCACCCGGCCAAGGAGGCATGCCTGCTGGAAATGAAGGACCGCGCTTGTTGCAACACCTGA